From Methanococcus maripaludis, the proteins below share one genomic window:
- a CDS encoding 30S ribosomal protein S13: MTQTEFKHRIRISKTDLEGKNPLEYALQDMKGIGRAMARAVIRVTELDPKQQAGYLADEDVLKIESVLEDPATHGIPSWMFNRKKDVYSGLDKHLIETDLVLTVQEDITNMKKIRCYRGIRHELRLPCRGQRTRGSFRKGTSMGVKRKK, from the coding sequence GTGACTCAGACAGAATTCAAACACAGAATTAGAATATCAAAAACAGACCTTGAAGGTAAAAATCCACTTGAATACGCACTACAGGACATGAAAGGTATCGGTAGAGCGATGGCTAGAGCAGTAATTAGAGTTACTGAATTAGACCCTAAACAACAAGCTGGTTACTTAGCTGACGAAGACGTTTTAAAAATAGAATCAGTATTAGAAGACCCTGCAACACATGGAATTCCTTCATGGATGTTTAACAGGAAAAAAGATGTTTACTCAGGACTCGATAAACACCTAATCGAAACAGACCTCGTACTCACAGTACAAGAAGATATCACCAACATGAAAAAGATCAGATGCTATAGAGGTATCAGACACGAATTAAGATTACCATGTAGGGGACAGAGAACCAGAGGTTCATTCAGAAAAGGAACTTCAATGGGAGTTAAGAGGAAAAAATAA
- a CDS encoding 30S ribosomal protein S4 has translation MGDPRRLGKKYDTPNHPWIGERIQKEKEISQKYGLVNKKELWKMETQLRNYRRQARKLISDTTTQGGKEAVQLFNVLKRYAILIEEEPTLDHVLSLNIESILERRLQTIVFRKGLAKTPKQARQFIVHGHIAVNGKRVTAPAYLISVAENDAIEYVSNSPMASENHPERTAATSEENQ, from the coding sequence ATGGGAGATCCAAGAAGATTGGGTAAAAAATACGACACACCTAACCATCCATGGATTGGGGAAAGGATCCAGAAAGAAAAAGAAATTAGCCAAAAATATGGGTTAGTTAACAAAAAAGAACTCTGGAAAATGGAAACCCAATTAAGGAACTACAGAAGACAAGCAAGAAAATTAATCAGCGACACTACCACACAAGGTGGAAAAGAAGCTGTTCAATTATTCAATGTCTTAAAAAGATACGCAATTTTAATTGAAGAAGAACCAACACTCGATCACGTTCTTTCATTAAACATTGAAAGTATCTTAGAAAGAAGATTGCAGACCATTGTATTCAGAAAAGGTCTCGCTAAAACACCAAAACAAGCTAGACAGTTCATTGTTCACGGCCACATTGCAGTAAACGGCAAAAGAGTTACAGCTCCAGCATACTTGATTTCAGTAGCTGAAAATGATGCGATAGAATACGTGTCCAACTCACCAATGGCTTCAGAAAACCACCCAGAAAGAACTGCCGCAACAAGCGAAGAAAATCAATAA